A stretch of the Filimonas lacunae genome encodes the following:
- a CDS encoding alkene reductase — MKKLLMPYNSQSLNLKNHLVMAPMTRSRAIGNIPNALMAEYYGQRRGAGLIITEGTAPAPEALGYARIPGIFSPEQIEGWKLTTTAVHQNNTKIFLQLMHTGRIGHQANLPEGAHVIGASAIAAAGQMHTDTIGMQDYPVPVALSTKGVQDVIGEYVTAAKNAMAAGFDGVEIHAANGYLIEQFLNPNVNDRTDIYGGTIESRSRFVLEVAQQIADTIGKEKVGVRISPNSTLGDLQAYDADATEETYIHLSREFNRIGLAYIHISINPQVPAQTLAAIRTEFEGTIIYCNTFTAEKAEVELNNGDADLIAFGRPFLANPDLEQRITNGAELNAPDFTTLYTPGAKGYTDYPVLFN; from the coding sequence ATGAAAAAGTTACTGATGCCCTACAACAGCCAGTCCCTGAATTTAAAAAATCATTTGGTAATGGCTCCTATGACCCGCAGCCGTGCAATCGGCAATATACCAAACGCATTGATGGCGGAATATTATGGTCAGCGCCGGGGAGCTGGTTTGATCATCACAGAAGGTACCGCACCTGCCCCGGAAGCATTGGGTTACGCCCGCATTCCGGGCATTTTTTCACCTGAACAAATAGAAGGCTGGAAACTAACAACCACTGCTGTACATCAAAACAATACCAAAATATTTTTACAATTAATGCATACGGGGCGTATCGGACACCAGGCGAACCTGCCGGAGGGAGCTCATGTAATAGGTGCGTCGGCTATAGCAGCAGCCGGTCAAATGCACACTGATACTATCGGTATGCAGGATTACCCGGTTCCGGTAGCCTTATCAACCAAAGGAGTACAAGATGTGATCGGTGAATATGTAACTGCCGCGAAGAACGCAATGGCCGCAGGCTTTGATGGCGTAGAAATTCACGCTGCCAATGGCTATCTTATTGAACAATTCCTGAATCCAAACGTAAATGACCGTACTGATATTTACGGTGGCACCATAGAAAGCAGATCCCGGTTTGTCCTGGAAGTGGCGCAACAAATTGCAGACACTATCGGTAAAGAAAAAGTTGGTGTAAGGATATCCCCTAATTCCACGCTTGGTGACCTGCAAGCTTATGATGCAGATGCTACGGAGGAAACATATATTCATTTAAGCCGGGAATTTAACCGTATTGGACTTGCTTATATACACATCAGCATTAATCCCCAGGTGCCTGCACAAACTTTAGCAGCAATACGGACCGAATTTGAGGGAACAATTATTTATTGTAACACTTTTACTGCCGAAAAAGCAGAAGTCGAGTTAAATAATGGAGATGCGGACCTTATCGCCTTTGGCAGACCATTTTTAGCAAATCCAGATCTGGAGCAACGTATTACCAACGGAGCGGAATTGAACGCACCTGATTTCACCACCTTATATACACCCGGTGCTAAAGGATATACCGACTACCCGGTTTTATTCAACTAA
- a CDS encoding helix-turn-helix transcriptional regulator, with the protein MLIEFVTQPQFNFLTAFAEALKVPVVNNELHIPSFLGEGFVRRIDLNDDFRLLIHRYQLNQELILKRIGSKEPASFISVIFYNNEEPVSLITDSEKPRSFSRYNDMAIQIASNNLDTLITFPANTEIYFTVIGLSATRLKGLLELNRPDYLIDTIVNPKESFLFYESMGTETQMTLKQLSEPRAENGLAGFYYRLKAETLLYNVFNQLHNRQSTRHSPVNKADSEKLSIIRKAILSDLSQPPSLPDLAKLGGLSETKMKDLFRQVFGDSIYNYYQTARMEEAAYLLRHKNYSVSEAGYQLGFSNLSHFTRLFERHHQQKPKKYAAGG; encoded by the coding sequence ATGTTAATAGAGTTTGTTACACAGCCGCAATTTAATTTTTTGACGGCCTTTGCTGAAGCCTTAAAAGTACCCGTGGTTAATAATGAGCTACACATTCCATCATTCCTGGGCGAGGGATTTGTACGTCGCATTGACCTAAATGATGACTTCCGCTTGCTGATACACCGATACCAGCTGAACCAGGAGCTGATCTTAAAACGCATAGGTTCAAAAGAACCGGCAAGCTTCATAAGCGTGATTTTCTATAATAATGAGGAGCCGGTTAGCCTGATCACAGATAGCGAGAAACCACGGAGTTTTAGTCGTTATAATGATATGGCTATACAAATTGCCTCTAATAATTTAGACACGCTGATTACTTTTCCCGCCAATACCGAGATCTATTTTACCGTGATCGGGTTGAGTGCAACCCGGCTTAAGGGTTTGTTGGAACTAAATCGTCCTGATTATTTGATCGATACCATTGTTAACCCTAAAGAATCCTTTCTTTTTTATGAAAGCATGGGGACAGAAACGCAAATGACGCTCAAACAGTTATCAGAGCCACGGGCAGAGAACGGGCTTGCAGGCTTTTATTACCGGCTTAAAGCGGAAACACTGCTATATAATGTGTTTAATCAACTGCACAACCGCCAATCTACGAGGCATAGCCCTGTTAACAAAGCTGATTCAGAAAAGCTTTCTATCATCCGGAAAGCTATACTTAGCGATCTTAGTCAACCTCCCAGTTTGCCTGACCTGGCTAAATTAGGCGGGCTGAGCGAAACCAAAATGAAAGATCTGTTCAGGCAGGTATTCGGCGACAGCATTTACAATTATTACCAAACGGCCCGAATGGAGGAAGCAGCCTACTTGCTCCGGCATAAGAACTATTCAGTGAGCGAGGCGGGCTATCAGTTAGGCTTCAGTAATTTAAGCCATTTTACCCGCTTATTCGAGCGACACCATCAACAAAAACCTAAGAAATACGCAGCAGGCGGATAG
- a CDS encoding DUF2652 domain-containing protein: MMEQLYKRYLKESKAIRVEDGIVMIPDISGYTKFVNSICIEAGRYIIRELLSVILEANSTGLEVSEIEGDAILFYKFGPKPSVEAIVRQYEEMLSAFNAKLCEIEDIVGHRLNLSLKLIAHYGSFSEYTIGAFKKLYGEPVVRAHALLKNNVESNTYILLTGSLATLQAEEQSRDCFLIDYDQQNIYTHHKKTKHGTGCQTSILT, translated from the coding sequence ATGATGGAACAACTATATAAACGATACCTGAAAGAAAGCAAAGCCATTCGGGTGGAGGATGGGATAGTGATGATACCGGACATCAGTGGCTATACAAAGTTTGTCAACAGCATTTGCATAGAAGCCGGCCGCTACATTATCCGGGAGTTATTGTCAGTGATTTTAGAGGCCAATAGTACCGGGCTGGAAGTCAGCGAAATAGAAGGAGATGCCATACTTTTTTACAAATTCGGCCCAAAGCCGTCCGTGGAAGCGATTGTAAGACAATATGAGGAGATGCTATCGGCTTTTAACGCCAAACTGTGCGAAATAGAGGATATCGTTGGTCATAGGCTGAACCTGTCTTTAAAACTGATTGCTCACTATGGATCATTTTCGGAATATACGATCGGGGCCTTTAAAAAGTTATACGGTGAACCAGTAGTGAGGGCACACGCACTGCTTAAAAACAACGTCGAAAGCAACACCTATATCCTGCTTACCGGATCGTTGGCTACCCTGCAGGCAGAAGAACAATCCAGGGATTGTTTTTTGATCGACTATGACCAGCAAAACATTTACACTCACCATAAAAAAACAAAACATGGAACAGGTTGCCAAACCAGCATTCTAACGTAA
- a CDS encoding helix-turn-helix domain-containing protein produces MDGYNSLRIAVPPTFEEVFSHFYYAENKTGDTVVKTLMPSYQTIMIFSFGTPASFIAKNGEEITVEKCIVLGPIKHAFTYSLAPGAEIFVCNFKDDAFFRFFTHADLSRELALHPDDLLNQNCFTLLWSELKPLSCNEKRAERILNFARPYLRNRDQIAEQIACFDSTTSSAIKEISHKNKLSERSVQLNHKKHFGYTAKEFHRYKRFLKAIQLVQTIASESKKVDWFEIIAECEFYDQSQLIKDFNHYLQLSPAKYLKFQEAICDPKH; encoded by the coding sequence ATGGATGGTTATAATAGTCTCCGCATAGCAGTTCCTCCAACTTTCGAGGAGGTCTTTTCCCATTTTTATTATGCTGAGAATAAAACAGGTGACACGGTTGTAAAAACCCTTATGCCTTCTTACCAAACGATTATGATTTTCAGCTTTGGAACACCGGCATCTTTTATCGCCAAAAACGGAGAGGAAATTACGGTAGAAAAGTGCATTGTTCTGGGACCTATTAAGCATGCCTTTACTTATTCACTGGCGCCAGGCGCCGAGATATTTGTCTGCAATTTTAAAGATGATGCTTTCTTCCGATTCTTCACTCATGCAGATTTGAGCCGGGAGCTTGCTCTGCATCCGGATGATCTTCTGAATCAGAACTGTTTTACCCTCCTTTGGTCAGAATTAAAGCCACTCAGCTGCAACGAAAAAAGGGCGGAAAGGATCCTTAATTTTGCAAGGCCCTATTTGAGAAACCGCGATCAAATAGCGGAACAGATTGCCTGCTTCGACTCTACCACTTCCAGTGCTATCAAGGAAATTTCCCACAAGAACAAATTATCAGAACGGTCTGTTCAACTGAATCACAAAAAGCATTTCGGTTACACTGCAAAGGAATTTCATCGATACAAGCGGTTTTTGAAGGCAATTCAGCTGGTACAGACAATCGCCAGCGAGTCCAAAAAAGTGGACTGGTTTGAAATTATTGCAGAATGTGAATTTTATGACCAGAGCCAGCTCATAAAAGACTTTAACCACTACCTCCAGCTCAGTCCTGCAAAATACCTGAAATTCCAGGAGGCCATCTGCGATCCCAAACACTGA
- a CDS encoding SDR family oxidoreductase: MMTQTNLLITGATGSVGTQLVKKLVGSNVSFRALVRTREQGDLMSDLPQVELVVGDLSDPGSLASALEGIDKAFLLTNSSEHAEQLQLNFVNAAHKAGVSQIVKLSQLAACVTSPVRFLRYHAVVENRIQALGFNYTFLRPNLFMQGLTAFGPYIKYEGKFYGSLGDARVSAVDTRDIAAVAAATLTEPGHQNKVYNITGPQAITYAEMADSLSRILEKQIAYVDLSPEQMQGALTVAGFPAWQIGGLIEDYAHYSKGEAAGVFSTVKDITGHDPIRFEQFVQDYRTFFS; the protein is encoded by the coding sequence ATGATGACACAAACCAATCTTTTAATTACAGGAGCCACCGGAAGCGTTGGAACGCAGCTGGTAAAGAAGCTCGTTGGCAGCAATGTCTCTTTCAGGGCGCTTGTGCGCACCAGGGAGCAGGGTGATTTGATGAGCGACCTGCCACAGGTTGAACTGGTTGTAGGCGATCTTTCAGATCCAGGCAGCCTGGCTAGCGCTCTGGAAGGTATTGATAAGGCGTTTTTGCTCACCAATTCTTCCGAACATGCAGAACAATTACAGCTTAATTTTGTCAATGCAGCCCATAAAGCCGGCGTCTCTCAAATCGTAAAATTATCACAGCTGGCGGCCTGTGTTACCTCTCCGGTCCGCTTCCTGCGCTACCATGCCGTTGTAGAAAACAGGATACAAGCGCTTGGGTTCAACTATACTTTCCTGCGCCCCAACCTGTTCATGCAGGGGCTCACCGCCTTTGGGCCATATATCAAATACGAAGGCAAATTCTATGGGTCGCTGGGCGATGCTCGGGTAAGCGCAGTGGATACCAGGGATATTGCTGCGGTGGCCGCAGCGACGTTGACTGAACCCGGCCACCAAAATAAGGTCTATAATATCACCGGGCCACAGGCTATCACCTATGCAGAGATGGCTGACTCCCTTTCCCGCATATTGGAAAAACAGATAGCTTATGTTGACCTGAGCCCGGAGCAGATGCAGGGCGCTTTAACGGTAGCCGGGTTTCCGGCATGGCAGATAGGCGGCCTCATTGAGGATTATGCCCATTATTCGAAAGGGGAGGCTGCCGGGGTCTTTAGCACTGTTAAAGATATTACCGGCCATGATCCCATCCGTTTTGAACAATTTGTCCAGGACTATCGCACATTTTTCTCCTAA
- a CDS encoding SRPBCC family protein encodes MKMIIYSILSVIGLIILIVASLEMFSSYTASEYINQNAPVKTYQQITIHATPQKVYQIMSDIDHWAQWHSDVTHPRLNGPFEKGSSFDWKSGGLTIHSTLHTAIPGQRIGWSGKAFGAFAIHNWSFIEENGYTTVKVEESMEGWLVNIMRGKFQKGLEQSLQIWLKNLKTKAEQ; translated from the coding sequence ATGAAAATGATTATCTATAGCATACTATCTGTTATCGGGTTGATTATCCTTATAGTTGCAAGCCTGGAGATGTTTAGCTCCTATACTGCATCAGAGTATATTAACCAAAATGCGCCGGTGAAGACTTATCAGCAAATTACCATCCATGCCACGCCGCAAAAGGTTTACCAGATTATGAGCGATATCGATCACTGGGCACAGTGGCATAGCGATGTTACCCATCCCAGGTTAAATGGCCCTTTTGAAAAAGGCAGCAGCTTTGACTGGAAGAGCGGCGGGCTGACCATCCATTCAACGCTGCATACCGCCATCCCTGGCCAAAGGATAGGTTGGTCCGGCAAGGCGTTTGGCGCATTTGCGATCCACAACTGGTCCTTTATTGAGGAAAATGGCTACACGACCGTCAAAGTGGAAGAAAGCATGGAGGGATGGCTGGTAAACATCATGCGGGGCAAATTCCAGAAAGGACTGGAGCAGTCTCTGCAGATATGGTTAAAGAACCTGAAGACAAAAGCGGAACAATAA
- a CDS encoding Crp/Fnr family transcriptional regulator — protein MTMGNRFPVNNWSFNSDAILKNLPEQDLAILLAHQSTHSHNAGDVIFREGAFASGIYIIKQGKVKKYKVDVHGCEQIIYIANAGELLGYHAVLAEERYSDSAAALEKTIVRFVPKEDLIATVRQSSVLTSRLLKTLSHEFTVLSNQLALLGQKTARERLATQLIVLREKYSAPGQAEDGVIDISRENLASLIGIARENIVRLLREFKNQKIIATEGRKIKVLDMTLLLNVAENSARNS, from the coding sequence ATGACCATGGGCAATCGTTTTCCAGTTAACAACTGGAGCTTTAACAGTGATGCTATTTTGAAAAATTTACCGGAGCAGGATTTAGCTATTTTATTGGCACATCAATCCACCCATAGCCACAATGCGGGAGATGTCATTTTTCGGGAAGGTGCATTTGCTTCGGGCATCTACATTATCAAACAAGGCAAGGTTAAAAAGTATAAGGTAGATGTACATGGTTGCGAGCAGATTATTTATATCGCCAACGCCGGAGAGCTTTTAGGGTACCATGCAGTGTTGGCTGAGGAGCGCTATTCAGACTCGGCTGCTGCACTGGAAAAAACTATTGTAAGGTTTGTGCCAAAAGAAGATTTAATTGCTACTGTGCGGCAATCCTCTGTACTTACCTCAAGGCTGTTGAAAACGTTGAGCCATGAGTTTACTGTGCTGAGCAATCAGTTAGCGCTTCTCGGACAAAAGACTGCGCGGGAAAGACTGGCTACGCAATTGATAGTGCTGAGAGAAAAATATAGCGCTCCTGGTCAGGCAGAGGACGGCGTGATTGATATCAGCAGAGAGAACCTGGCGAGTCTGATTGGTATTGCCAGGGAAAATATTGTTCGTTTGCTCAGAGAGTTTAAAAATCAGAAGATCATCGCTACCGAAGGAAGAAAAATTAAAGTGTTGGATATGACACTATTGCTCAATGTGGCAGAGAATAGTGCCCGCAACAGCTAG
- a CDS encoding RNA polymerase sigma factor, producing the protein MFYADMYRHCRRYITDPHTILSVLNDAFMKVFKNIEAYKGDGSLFRAWMKKVLMNTIIDHLRVTKAQLYVVHMDEVRELGEDDFYMDSKWSREQLGIHLAALPPVTRLVTSLFAFEGYTHQEISLALDISEKTSRWHLFEGRKKLKQMLCLKSTK; encoded by the coding sequence TTGTTCTATGCTGATATGTACAGGCATTGCCGGCGGTATATAACCGATCCGCATACCATTCTTTCTGTGTTAAACGATGCTTTTATGAAGGTGTTTAAAAACATAGAAGCGTACAAAGGGGATGGTAGCCTGTTTCGTGCCTGGATGAAGAAGGTGTTGATGAACACGATTATTGATCACCTGCGTGTAACAAAGGCGCAGTTGTATGTGGTGCATATGGATGAAGTGCGGGAGTTGGGCGAAGATGATTTTTATATGGATAGCAAGTGGAGTCGCGAGCAGTTGGGAATTCACCTGGCGGCGCTGCCCCCGGTAACACGGCTGGTGACCAGCCTTTTTGCGTTTGAAGGATATACACACCAGGAAATTTCTTTGGCCCTGGATATATCTGAAAAAACAAGCAGGTGGCATTTGTTTGAAGGGAGGAAGAAATTAAAACAGATGCTCTGTTTGAAGTCAACAAAATAA
- a CDS encoding outer membrane beta-barrel protein — protein sequence MSQFEFDDFIPPIPDEVAWQIMKGRLDREMPVLRKKGIRGAVYGLVALFVLLCIHVKLTDSGCKPAKGGEVSFTAYSPVVDHKVAAGIPASRFLGGVNSGVSLATAYEPIEQQDIVVTHPYSIDTSVAVMAGLSLKNNQREEADSLMLLQADTSLPFVNKQQASAKKWQLFAGVSSNVVVAAKKQDMQPYPAAELRYYPGKRFFIATGLSVFSPVTAKACALKNSYSVDDTMYNVKLINENVAYRKQYYMNIPLVAGVEITDRFTISGGMQASVLLTSKQEEQTVTYDFDMQRLVNPPVNLLATPTALVPDETYDVEVRKLELRYLLKMDYRFGRLLAGVSYEHALSPLLKGQNVSGVKNNLFSIGLKYRFF from the coding sequence ATGAGCCAATTCGAGTTCGATGATTTTATTCCGCCTATTCCTGATGAAGTAGCCTGGCAAATAATGAAAGGCCGGCTGGATCGGGAAATGCCTGTTCTCCGTAAAAAGGGAATAAGAGGGGCTGTGTATGGGTTGGTTGCGTTGTTTGTTTTGTTGTGTATACATGTGAAATTAACCGATTCGGGTTGTAAGCCGGCAAAAGGCGGTGAAGTGAGTTTCACAGCTTACAGTCCCGTTGTTGATCATAAAGTTGCTGCGGGTATTCCTGCCAGCCGTTTTTTGGGGGGAGTGAATAGTGGGGTATCGCTGGCAACAGCATATGAACCTATAGAGCAGCAGGATATTGTTGTTACGCATCCTTATAGTATAGATACCTCTGTTGCTGTGATGGCTGGGCTGTCTTTAAAAAACAATCAGAGGGAGGAAGCGGATAGTTTGATGTTATTGCAAGCAGATACTTCATTGCCGTTTGTAAATAAACAACAGGCGAGTGCTAAAAAGTGGCAGTTGTTTGCGGGCGTCTCTTCTAATGTGGTTGTGGCTGCTAAAAAGCAGGATATGCAACCTTACCCGGCTGCAGAGCTTCGCTATTATCCGGGTAAGCGTTTTTTTATAGCTACAGGGTTGTCTGTTTTTTCTCCGGTTACAGCTAAGGCATGTGCTTTAAAGAATAGTTATTCTGTGGATGATACGATGTATAACGTAAAGCTTATTAATGAAAATGTAGCCTATCGTAAGCAGTATTATATGAATATTCCTTTGGTGGCGGGTGTGGAAATAACAGATCGTTTCACCATATCGGGCGGTATGCAGGCGTCTGTTTTGTTAACATCGAAACAAGAGGAGCAAACGGTTACTTACGATTTTGATATGCAACGTCTTGTAAATCCTCCTGTTAATTTGCTAGCCACACCCACTGCATTAGTGCCTGACGAAACCTATGATGTGGAAGTGAGAAAACTGGAGCTTCGGTATCTTCTTAAAATGGATTACCGGTTTGGTCGTTTGTTGGCAGGTGTAAGCTATGAGCATGCGTTGTCTCCTTTGTTAAAGGGACAGAATGTGTCGGGGGTGAAAAATAATTTGTTTTCTATTGGTTTGAAATATCGCTTTTTCTAA
- a CDS encoding AraC family transcriptional regulator, producing the protein MHQEFEPPEVLRDTIKCFWYNRDDFSEQLTDFEVMPDGYAEIIFHFGGDCSIAGDKGLQLLPSPFMMGLLNHPARFYAKNRLEIIAVRCFPWTVFDLLGLPSGKHGVHVFAHPVAQLHNTLQQYVQAGKIEAAIAHVQQYFLDAHSHIATDSMLFKAGAAMRKANGTMPVSEVATAAHATVRTLERNFKQSSGYSVKDVSGLIRFEQVRNQLWNHPHTNIAGLAQELGYTDQSHLSREFKRYSGTTPAAFARKTKKAKQIISSDFVAFVQS; encoded by the coding sequence ATGCACCAGGAATTTGAACCACCCGAAGTATTGCGTGATACCATAAAGTGCTTTTGGTATAACAGAGACGATTTTAGCGAACAGCTTACCGACTTTGAGGTAATGCCGGATGGTTATGCTGAAATCATCTTTCATTTCGGTGGTGACTGTAGTATTGCCGGTGACAAAGGGTTGCAGTTGTTGCCTTCTCCTTTTATGATGGGATTGCTCAATCATCCTGCCCGTTTTTATGCAAAAAATCGTTTGGAGATTATTGCGGTCCGGTGTTTTCCCTGGACGGTGTTCGATTTGCTGGGGTTGCCTTCCGGCAAGCACGGTGTACATGTGTTTGCACATCCCGTTGCACAATTGCACAACACGTTACAGCAGTATGTGCAGGCAGGTAAAATAGAAGCGGCCATAGCGCATGTGCAACAATATTTCCTGGATGCGCACTCGCATATAGCAACAGATAGCATGTTGTTTAAAGCAGGAGCCGCCATGCGAAAAGCGAATGGTACTATGCCTGTAAGCGAGGTGGCTACAGCGGCGCATGCTACGGTGCGCACGCTGGAACGAAACTTTAAACAGTCGTCCGGCTATTCAGTAAAAGATGTGTCGGGGTTGATACGCTTTGAACAGGTGCGTAATCAATTATGGAATCATCCGCATACCAATATTGCGGGCCTGGCGCAGGAGTTGGGTTATACTGATCAATCTCATCTGAGCCGGGAGTTTAAACGTTATAGCGGCACTACACCGGCTGCTTTCGCGCGCAAAACCAAAAAAGCAAAGCAGATCATCAGCAGCGATTTTGTCGCGTTTGTACAATCCTAA
- a CDS encoding FAD-dependent monooxygenase, translating into MKETLDNKISVQPESSYDVIISGAGPVGLFLACELALAQCTVLILEKAASAHSPLKQMPFGIRGLSAPSVEALYRRGLLHQLEWHKRMKDPHMRVTQSQGQQAPRQVGHFAGIPLLEDHIDTTQWEYRLPGSPDTHLLSEMEEIETVLTRRAEALGVSIQRGLAITHFQQSETAVTVQAGDVFFTAKWLVGCDGSRSVVRKVGGFEFAGTEPEFTGYSVKADMADADKLSFGRHFTAKGMYLKSQPGFLGIQEFDGGAFHNAGTPVTLEHVQEVLRRVSDTDVTITALHMATTWTDRARQATAYRNGRVLLAGDAAHIHSPLGGQGLNLGLGDAMNLGWKLAATIHGKAPEGLLDSYHAERYPIGAQVLDWSRAQVAIMNPLPKTLALNAVIRDLINTRDGATYIAGRLWGVHTRYPFGDSHPLEGRSVPNFEWEDGVTVGERMRDGKALLLDFNNNALLKTWAGAYSHSIGYVGGDVKDALGVHALLVRPDGIVAWACNSQPDMDALQLAADRWFCK; encoded by the coding sequence ATGAAAGAAACACTTGATAACAAGATATCCGTACAGCCCGAATCCAGTTACGATGTCATTATTTCCGGGGCAGGGCCTGTAGGCCTGTTCCTCGCGTGTGAACTGGCGTTGGCTCAATGCACTGTTTTAATACTGGAAAAAGCGGCAAGTGCACACTCTCCTTTAAAGCAAATGCCTTTTGGCATACGAGGCCTTTCTGCTCCTTCTGTTGAAGCGTTGTATCGCCGTGGCTTGTTGCATCAACTGGAATGGCACAAGCGCATGAAAGATCCGCATATGCGTGTCACTCAATCACAGGGGCAGCAAGCCCCCCGCCAGGTAGGGCATTTTGCCGGTATTCCTTTACTGGAAGATCATATTGATACCACGCAATGGGAATATCGTTTACCCGGTTCTCCTGATACCCATTTGCTCTCCGAAATGGAAGAGATAGAAACTGTGCTTACCCGCCGTGCCGAAGCCCTGGGAGTAAGCATTCAACGTGGCCTGGCTATTACACATTTTCAGCAAAGCGAAACGGCGGTAACTGTTCAGGCAGGTGATGTGTTCTTTACGGCAAAATGGCTGGTAGGGTGCGATGGTAGCCGAAGTGTGGTGCGTAAAGTGGGTGGTTTTGAATTTGCGGGTACGGAGCCGGAGTTTACCGGCTACTCTGTAAAGGCAGATATGGCCGATGCGGATAAGTTGAGTTTTGGTCGCCACTTTACGGCTAAAGGCATGTACCTGAAATCGCAGCCCGGATTCCTGGGTATACAGGAGTTTGATGGCGGAGCGTTTCATAATGCCGGAACACCTGTTACGCTGGAACATGTGCAGGAGGTATTGCGCCGTGTTTCTGATACCGATGTTACTATTACTGCATTGCATATGGCTACTACCTGGACCGATCGTGCACGGCAGGCTACTGCTTATCGCAACGGGCGGGTGTTGCTGGCAGGTGATGCTGCGCATATTCATTCTCCGTTAGGTGGTCAGGGGCTTAACCTGGGATTAGGTGATGCAATGAACCTGGGCTGGAAACTAGCAGCCACTATTCATGGTAAAGCGCCGGAGGGTTTGCTGGATAGTTATCATGCAGAGCGTTATCCTATTGGCGCACAGGTGTTAGACTGGTCACGTGCGCAGGTGGCTATTATGAATCCGCTTCCTAAAACGCTGGCATTAAATGCGGTGATACGTGATCTGATCAATACGCGTGATGGTGCTACTTATATCGCCGGAAGGTTGTGGGGTGTTCATACCCGGTATCCGTTTGGTGATAGTCATCCCCTGGAAGGCCGTAGCGTGCCCAACTTTGAATGGGAGGATGGTGTTACTGTGGGCGAGCGTATGCGTGATGGTAAAGCCCTGTTGCTTGATTTTAACAATAATGCTTTATTGAAAACCTGGGCCGGTGCCTATAGTCACTCCATTGGATATGTTGGTGGTGATGTTAAAGATGCATTGGGGGTACATGCATTATTGGTGCGTCCCGATGGTATTGTGGCCTGGGCTTGCAATAGTCAGCCGGATATGGATGCATTGCAGCTGGCAGCGGATCGTTGGTTTTGTAAGTGA
- a CDS encoding helix-turn-helix domain-containing protein, translating into MKVYELPFDRATTDNAGDTVIIRRYQAINNSQKNHIVLHRNMINILLSGSKTLYRAEGTATIHSGEILLLATGNCLTTEVKPGDQPFTSILVYFSNDQLTQFFLKQGIQTPATSASQSFIKLTQNDFLQHYARSLDLLLHAQQPLSEALKQIKLEEVLQYLWEQHPTALLQFKANTQGSGDSELIIQQVVENNVGSTITVDEMAFLCNCSLSTFKRRFSKIYNTSPQKWLLERKLQLAAALLQNGENPSRIYILIGYENHSSFSQAFKTRFGATPKAYQQLHHTT; encoded by the coding sequence GTGAAAGTATACGAATTACCATTTGACAGGGCAACCACTGATAATGCAGGAGATACTGTTATTATACGGCGATACCAGGCAATCAATAATTCGCAGAAAAATCATATTGTACTGCACCGGAACATGATAAATATTCTGCTGTCAGGCAGCAAAACCCTTTACCGGGCAGAAGGCACAGCTACTATTCATTCAGGTGAAATATTACTGTTGGCTACAGGCAATTGCCTTACCACGGAAGTAAAGCCCGGTGACCAGCCCTTTACCAGCATCCTGGTATATTTCAGCAATGACCAGTTAACCCAATTCTTTTTAAAACAGGGTATTCAAACACCTGCTACTTCCGCAAGCCAGTCTTTTATAAAACTTACCCAAAACGATTTTCTACAACATTATGCCAGGTCACTTGACCTGCTGCTGCATGCGCAACAGCCCCTGTCAGAAGCCCTGAAACAGATTAAGCTGGAAGAGGTGTTGCAATATCTTTGGGAACAGCACCCTACCGCATTGTTACAATTTAAGGCAAACACACAAGGCAGCGGAGATAGTGAACTGATTATTCAACAAGTAGTGGAAAACAATGTAGGCAGCACGATAACTGTTGACGAAATGGCTTTTTTGTGCAATTGCAGCCTATCCACTTTTAAAAGACGATTTTCTAAAATATACAACACCTCCCCTCAAAAATGGCTATTGGAAAGAAAGCTGCAACTGGCGGCAGCGTTATTGCAAAATGGAGAAAACCCATCCCGCATTTATATTCTGATCGGGTATGAAAACCATTCCAGCTTTTCACAAGCCTTTAAAACCAGGTTTGGTGCAACACCTAAAGCATACCAGCAATTACATCATACAACTTAA